In one Pseudarthrobacter sp. NBSH8 genomic region, the following are encoded:
- the aroQ gene encoding type II 3-dehydroquinate dehydratase → MTEATTAAGRGTILVINGPNLNLLGTREPEKYGTSTLADVEQLAATTAQSHGFTVECVQSNHEGVLLDVIHAARGTAVGIVLNAGAFTHTSVALRDALAAVQLPAVEVHITNVHQREEFRHHSFLSPVCAAVIVGAGVFGYKLAIDYLAETL, encoded by the coding sequence ATGACTGAAGCCACCACCGCTGCCGGACGCGGCACCATCCTTGTGATCAACGGCCCCAACCTCAATCTGTTGGGCACCCGTGAGCCGGAGAAGTACGGTACCTCCACCCTCGCGGACGTGGAGCAGCTGGCCGCCACCACGGCGCAGTCCCACGGTTTCACCGTGGAATGCGTCCAGTCCAACCATGAGGGTGTGCTCCTGGACGTCATCCACGCTGCCCGTGGCACCGCCGTCGGGATTGTGCTAAACGCCGGCGCCTTCACCCACACTTCCGTGGCCCTGCGCGACGCCCTGGCGGCAGTGCAGCTGCCCGCAGTCGAGGTCCACATCACCAACGTGCACCAGCGTGAGGAATTCAGGCACCACTCGTTCCTGTCCCCGGTCTGCGCCGCGGTGATCGTGGGCGCCGGGGTCTTCGGCTACAAGCTGGCCATCGACTACCTCGCCGAAACGCTGTAG
- a CDS encoding alpha-galactosidase produces MDPLHLRSAGTSLVISFDSREAEVIHWGADLGSTLPDLAILTAAIPPSSIDANVPAGLLPQASSSWRGRPALRGHRITDGVSGLDFSARLRVVSAGAQGTSAIIVQTDADAGLTVSSALTLHDGGLLELRHTLTNDGATPYQLDELATVLPVAPDAVELLDLTGRWCRERHPQRRPIQQGTWVRTGRHGRTGHDSSLLFAAGTAGFGNRHGKVWATHLAWSGNHEQFADSIGDGRTMIGGSELLGPAEVILAPGASYTTPALFAAYSDHGLDGISEAFYTWFRSRPHHVLPAATTGLPAGKPRPAVLNVWEAVYFDHNLSTLIELADSAAELGVERFVLDDGWFRGRRDDHAGLGDWYVDETLWPDGLTPLIDAVTSRGMEFGLWVEPEMVNLDSDIARAHPEWIVGPSVHSYKDGGRLPLEWRNQHVIDLVNPDAWQYIYDRVDALLRENNISYLKWDQNRDLLEHGHGGRSSVHEQTLAAYRLFDELRKAHPGVEIESCSSGGARVDLGILERTDRIWASDCNDALERQTIQRWTGVVVPPELVGGHIGPTTSHTTARTHDLSFRAITALFGHFGMEWDVRSVQGAEREELKRFIALYKEHRALIHSGRMVRADMSDDSLMLHGVVAPSGATQGTTAALFALVSTGTAFAEQPGRIAIPGLEPDRDYRVEAIFPAPADADYAHTFTQVQPPAWLADGAVARGRFLAEVGLPMPVLNPEHALVLRFTAL; encoded by the coding sequence ATGGACCCCCTGCATCTCCGTTCCGCCGGCACCAGCCTGGTGATCAGCTTCGACAGCCGGGAGGCCGAGGTCATCCACTGGGGCGCGGATCTTGGCAGCACGCTGCCGGACCTCGCTATCCTCACGGCCGCTATCCCGCCGTCATCCATCGACGCCAATGTGCCTGCCGGCCTCCTGCCGCAGGCATCGTCCAGTTGGCGCGGCCGTCCCGCCCTCCGCGGCCACCGCATCACCGACGGCGTCTCCGGCCTCGATTTCTCAGCCCGCCTCCGCGTCGTGAGCGCCGGTGCCCAGGGGACTTCCGCCATCATCGTCCAGACCGATGCCGACGCCGGCCTCACCGTCTCGTCCGCACTGACACTGCACGACGGCGGCCTGCTGGAGCTGCGCCACACCCTCACCAACGACGGCGCCACACCCTATCAACTCGACGAACTGGCCACCGTCCTCCCGGTGGCGCCCGACGCCGTCGAACTCCTTGACCTGACCGGGCGCTGGTGCCGGGAACGCCACCCGCAGCGCCGCCCCATCCAGCAGGGCACCTGGGTCCGCACCGGCCGGCACGGCCGCACCGGACACGATTCCTCACTGCTCTTCGCCGCCGGCACCGCAGGGTTCGGCAACCGCCACGGGAAAGTCTGGGCCACGCACCTGGCCTGGAGCGGCAACCACGAACAGTTCGCGGACAGCATTGGCGATGGCCGCACCATGATCGGCGGCTCCGAACTCCTGGGCCCGGCCGAGGTCATCCTCGCACCCGGTGCCAGCTACACCACACCGGCGCTCTTTGCCGCGTACTCGGACCACGGCCTGGACGGCATCAGCGAGGCGTTCTACACCTGGTTCCGATCCCGCCCCCACCACGTGCTCCCCGCAGCCACCACCGGCCTGCCCGCCGGCAAGCCCCGCCCCGCAGTGCTCAATGTCTGGGAAGCGGTCTACTTCGACCACAACCTGTCCACCCTGATCGAACTGGCCGACTCCGCCGCCGAACTCGGCGTCGAGCGCTTTGTCCTCGACGACGGCTGGTTCCGCGGCCGCCGCGACGACCACGCCGGCCTCGGCGACTGGTACGTCGACGAAACCCTCTGGCCCGACGGCCTCACGCCCCTGATCGACGCCGTAACCTCGCGCGGAATGGAATTCGGGCTCTGGGTGGAACCCGAAATGGTCAACCTGGACTCCGATATTGCCCGCGCACACCCCGAATGGATCGTTGGTCCATCCGTCCACAGCTACAAGGACGGCGGCCGCCTGCCCCTTGAATGGCGGAACCAGCATGTGATCGACCTCGTGAACCCGGACGCATGGCAGTACATTTACGACCGTGTCGACGCCCTGCTGCGCGAGAACAACATCAGCTACCTCAAATGGGACCAGAACCGGGACCTCCTCGAACACGGCCACGGCGGCCGCTCCTCCGTCCACGAACAGACCCTTGCCGCCTACCGGCTCTTCGACGAACTCCGCAAGGCGCATCCCGGCGTCGAGATTGAAAGCTGCTCCTCCGGCGGCGCCCGGGTGGACCTCGGCATCCTGGAACGCACCGACCGCATCTGGGCCTCGGACTGCAACGACGCCCTGGAACGCCAGACCATCCAGCGCTGGACCGGCGTCGTGGTTCCGCCTGAGCTGGTGGGCGGACACATCGGCCCCACCACCTCGCACACCACGGCCCGTACCCACGACCTGTCCTTCCGCGCCATCACCGCCCTGTTCGGCCACTTCGGCATGGAATGGGACGTCCGCAGCGTCCAGGGCGCCGAGCGCGAGGAACTCAAACGCTTCATCGCCCTCTACAAGGAACACCGCGCCCTGATCCACTCCGGGCGCATGGTCCGCGCGGACATGTCCGACGATTCCCTGATGCTGCACGGTGTGGTGGCCCCCAGTGGTGCCACACAGGGAACGACGGCGGCCCTGTTCGCCCTGGTCAGCACCGGCACCGCCTTCGCAGAACAGCCGGGACGGATCGCCATCCCCGGCCTGGAACCTGACCGGGACTACCGGGTGGAAGCCATCTTCCCAGCCCCGGCAGATGCAGACTACGCCCACACCTTCACCCAGGTCCAGCCCCCGGCCTGGCTAGCGGACGGCGCAGTAGCCCGCGGCCGATTCCTGGCCGAAGTGGGCCTGCCCATGCCCGTACTCAACCCGGAACATGCCCTCGTCCTGAGGTTCACAGCCCTGTAA
- a CDS encoding DUF4177 domain-containing protein: protein MTKWEYATIPLIIHATKQILDQWGEDGWELVQVITGPDGNGLVAYLKREKQ from the coding sequence ATGACCAAATGGGAGTACGCCACGATTCCGCTCATTATTCACGCCACCAAGCAGATCCTGGATCAGTGGGGAGAGGACGGCTGGGAGCTCGTCCAGGTAATCACCGGCCCGGACGGCAATGGCCTGGTTGCCTACCTCAAGAGGGAGAAGCAGTAG
- a CDS encoding carbohydrate ABC transporter permease encodes MTTLTKQQRDPAGRAARSKAGNTGSTPKKSRTHRMGDLRIAMVFIFPAMIGFVAFFLIPTIRGVYLSFTEYSILGDPTWIGVKNYTAIFADELFWNAMSVTLQYVALNIGFQTVIALGLALLMHRVAKSTFIRGALLLPFLVANVIVALLWFWMLDYQLGIVNEIISWLGGPRIAFFGSEQWAIPTIAFVNVWRHMGYTALLIFAGLQSIPHHVYEVASLDGASPTRTFWSITMPLLRPVLALVLVVTVIGSFQVFDTVAVTTGGGPVNATRVIQMYIYQKAFGESDFGYASALSVILFVILALVAFLQMKFLKGNESDLD; translated from the coding sequence ATGACCACCCTTACCAAGCAGCAGCGGGACCCGGCAGGCCGGGCGGCACGGTCCAAGGCAGGAAATACCGGGAGTACCCCGAAGAAGAGCCGCACGCACCGGATGGGCGATCTGAGGATCGCGATGGTGTTTATCTTCCCGGCGATGATCGGGTTCGTGGCGTTTTTCCTGATCCCCACGATCCGGGGTGTTTACCTCAGCTTTACCGAATACAGCATCCTGGGTGATCCCACCTGGATCGGAGTCAAGAACTACACCGCGATTTTCGCTGATGAACTGTTCTGGAACGCCATGAGCGTGACCCTGCAGTACGTGGCCCTGAACATCGGTTTCCAGACCGTCATTGCCCTGGGCCTGGCGCTGCTGATGCACCGGGTCGCGAAGTCCACGTTCATCCGGGGAGCGCTGCTGCTGCCGTTCCTGGTGGCCAACGTGATTGTCGCCCTCCTCTGGTTCTGGATGCTCGACTACCAGCTGGGCATCGTCAACGAAATCATCAGCTGGCTAGGCGGTCCTCGGATCGCGTTCTTCGGAAGCGAGCAGTGGGCCATTCCCACCATCGCATTCGTCAACGTCTGGCGCCATATGGGCTACACCGCTCTGCTGATCTTCGCCGGCCTCCAGTCCATCCCCCACCACGTCTACGAGGTCGCCTCACTCGACGGGGCTTCCCCAACCAGGACGTTCTGGTCCATCACGATGCCGCTCCTTCGTCCGGTCCTGGCACTGGTCCTGGTGGTCACCGTCATCGGATCTTTCCAGGTCTTCGACACCGTCGCAGTCACCACCGGCGGCGGTCCGGTCAACGCCACCCGCGTCATCCAGATGTACATCTACCAAAAAGCCTTCGGCGAATCGGACTTCGGCTACGCCTCCGCCCTGTCCGTCATTCTCTTCGTGATCCTTGCACTCGTGGCCTTCCTCCAGATGAAGTTCCTCAAAGGCAACGAATCGGATCTGGACTAA
- a CDS encoding RidA family protein, whose product MSTPAETTSGPVSTPENASESAPVSAVEQRLAELGLTLPEVAAPVAAYVPAVITGSHVYTSGQLPFISGKLEATGKVSTGTEGYSDEPTVSPEDAKAYAAVCAINALAAIKSVIGDLDRITRIVKVVGFVSSDPAFTGQPGVINGASELLGQVFGDAGKHARSAVGVSVLPLDSPVEVELIAEFS is encoded by the coding sequence ATGAGCACCCCCGCAGAGACCACGTCCGGCCCTGTATCCACGCCGGAAAACGCGTCTGAATCAGCCCCGGTTTCCGCCGTCGAGCAGCGCCTCGCCGAGCTGGGACTGACCCTCCCCGAGGTGGCCGCGCCCGTAGCCGCCTACGTCCCGGCCGTCATCACCGGCAGCCATGTTTACACCTCCGGCCAGCTGCCGTTTATTAGTGGCAAACTCGAAGCAACAGGCAAGGTCTCCACCGGCACTGAAGGCTACTCGGACGAGCCCACCGTGTCCCCTGAGGACGCCAAGGCCTACGCCGCTGTCTGCGCCATCAACGCGCTGGCGGCCATCAAGAGCGTCATCGGCGATCTGGACCGCATCACCCGCATCGTCAAGGTGGTGGGCTTCGTGTCCTCCGATCCGGCCTTCACGGGACAGCCTGGCGTCATCAACGGTGCGTCCGAGCTCCTCGGCCAGGTCTTTGGTGACGCAGGCAAGCACGCCCGCTCCGCCGTCGGCGTGTCGGTCCTTCCGCTCGACTCTCCCGTAGAGGTCGAACTGATCGCTGAATTCAGCTAA
- a CDS encoding sugar ABC transporter substrate-binding protein, producing MKKSLGAVAAAAAIAISLSACGGGSTTAGDAKGEIDYWLWDSNQLPAYEQCAEDFTKANPDIKVKITQRGWGDYWTTLTNGFVAGNAPDVFTNHLSKYPEHADKKQLLALDDAVKNDKIDVDIYNKGLADLWVGQDGKRYGLPKDWDTVGLFYNKAMTDAAGITAEQMATLNWNPTDGGSYEKAIAHLTVDKNGKRGDEAGFDKNQVAVYGLGLESSGSGQGQTQWSFLTATTGWTHTDKNPWGTKFNYDDPKFQETIAWWAGLADKGYMPKLETTVGASMQDNFGAGKAAINTSGDWTTGQYTSYKGVDTGIAPTPTGPDGKRASMFNGLADSIYAGTKNPAASVKWVEYLASTDCQDVVASKAVVFPAITSSSEKAAAAFKEKGIDVSAFTTHVKDGTTFLFPIADNAAKVDGIMNPAMDAVISGKAPASSLTQANEKVNALFK from the coding sequence ATGAAAAAATCCCTCGGCGCAGTCGCTGCCGCCGCAGCCATCGCCATCTCCCTCTCCGCCTGCGGCGGCGGATCCACCACCGCCGGTGACGCCAAAGGCGAAATCGACTATTGGCTGTGGGATTCCAATCAGCTGCCCGCCTACGAGCAGTGCGCGGAAGACTTCACCAAGGCCAACCCGGACATCAAGGTCAAGATCACCCAGCGCGGCTGGGGTGACTACTGGACCACCCTGACCAACGGATTCGTCGCCGGAAACGCCCCTGATGTCTTCACGAACCACCTCTCCAAGTACCCCGAGCACGCCGACAAGAAGCAGCTCCTCGCCCTCGACGACGCCGTCAAGAACGACAAGATCGACGTGGACATCTATAACAAGGGCCTCGCCGATCTGTGGGTGGGCCAGGACGGTAAGCGCTACGGCCTGCCCAAGGACTGGGACACCGTGGGCCTGTTCTACAACAAGGCCATGACCGACGCCGCCGGCATCACGGCCGAACAGATGGCCACCCTGAACTGGAACCCCACGGATGGTGGCAGCTACGAAAAGGCCATCGCCCACCTGACCGTTGACAAGAACGGTAAACGCGGAGACGAAGCCGGCTTCGACAAAAACCAAGTGGCCGTCTACGGCCTGGGTTTGGAGTCCTCGGGCTCGGGCCAGGGCCAGACACAGTGGAGCTTCCTGACGGCCACCACCGGCTGGACCCACACGGACAAAAACCCCTGGGGCACAAAGTTCAACTACGACGACCCCAAGTTCCAGGAAACCATCGCCTGGTGGGCCGGGCTGGCGGACAAGGGCTACATGCCCAAACTTGAAACAACGGTAGGCGCCAGCATGCAGGACAACTTTGGCGCAGGAAAGGCCGCCATCAACACGTCGGGCGACTGGACGACCGGCCAGTACACCAGCTACAAGGGAGTGGACACAGGCATCGCCCCCACCCCGACGGGACCGGACGGCAAACGCGCGTCCATGTTCAACGGCCTGGCCGACTCCATCTACGCCGGCACCAAGAACCCGGCCGCATCCGTCAAATGGGTCGAGTACCTCGCCTCGACTGACTGCCAGGACGTCGTGGCCTCCAAGGCCGTCGTCTTCCCCGCCATCACTTCCTCGTCCGAAAAGGCCGCCGCGGCCTTCAAGGAAAAGGGCATCGACGTCAGCGCCTTCACAACGCATGTCAAGGACGGCACGACGTTCCTGTTCCCGATCGCGGACAATGCTGCCAAAGTTGACGGCATCATGAACCCCGCCATGGACGCAGTGATCTCCGGCAAGGCCCCGGCCAGTTCCCTCACCCAGGCCAACGAAAAGGTCAACGCCCTCTTCAAGTAG
- a CDS encoding MarP family serine protease gives MFGLTVLDLALILALLSYLIYGLRNGFLVTLGGIAGFAAGAVAAFFAVPLVSGFVDDSGWRLTAIVAAAVVLMALGHGLGTMIGRTIRGAVRIKPLRAVDRLVGGAVNVVVSALVMSMLAFSVSALGVPLVSQQLAESKVIRYIDGLTPVPLKTTMAQLRSTVIGNGIPTLLEGLDQGQPVAAPNASTDTPALNLAARSVLKIAGTAYQCGQNQTGTGFVVSPGRVVTNAHVVAGVSQPVVEIPDGGAMPGRVVYFDTRHDLAVLAVDGLPSKPLTLTSDLPNGSPAAFAGYPHGGPFKSKPATVQDITSVLVPDIYGENPAPEEIYRLAGDVQPGNSGGPLLTMEGLVAGVIFAKATSDTEMGFAITMDDLFPVASQAASLSAPVSSGQCIQK, from the coding sequence GTGTTTGGTTTGACCGTTCTGGACCTGGCGCTGATCCTGGCCCTGCTGTCTTACCTGATCTATGGCCTGCGCAACGGCTTCCTGGTCACGCTCGGCGGTATCGCAGGCTTCGCCGCCGGCGCGGTGGCCGCATTCTTTGCCGTTCCACTGGTCAGCGGCTTCGTGGATGACTCCGGCTGGAGGCTGACCGCCATCGTGGCCGCCGCCGTTGTACTCATGGCTCTGGGCCATGGCCTCGGGACCATGATCGGGCGCACAATCCGCGGCGCCGTGCGGATCAAGCCGCTGCGTGCGGTGGACCGGCTGGTGGGCGGGGCCGTCAACGTGGTGGTTTCGGCCCTGGTGATGTCCATGCTCGCCTTCAGCGTCAGCGCCCTGGGCGTTCCGTTAGTGTCGCAGCAACTGGCCGAGTCCAAAGTCATCCGGTACATCGACGGGCTGACGCCTGTTCCGTTGAAGACCACCATGGCGCAGCTGCGGTCCACGGTAATCGGCAACGGAATTCCCACGCTGCTTGAAGGCCTGGACCAGGGGCAGCCAGTAGCGGCGCCCAATGCCAGTACCGATACGCCGGCGCTGAACCTGGCCGCGCGGTCAGTCCTGAAAATTGCCGGAACCGCCTACCAATGCGGCCAGAACCAGACCGGCACCGGTTTTGTGGTTTCCCCGGGCCGGGTTGTGACCAACGCCCATGTTGTGGCGGGCGTGTCGCAGCCGGTGGTTGAAATTCCCGACGGCGGTGCGATGCCCGGGCGGGTGGTGTACTTCGACACCCGGCACGACCTCGCCGTCCTGGCCGTGGACGGGTTGCCTTCGAAGCCGCTCACATTGACGTCGGACCTTCCGAACGGCAGCCCGGCCGCCTTCGCGGGGTATCCGCACGGCGGTCCGTTCAAGTCCAAACCCGCCACGGTTCAGGACATTACGTCAGTTCTGGTTCCCGATATCTACGGCGAAAACCCGGCCCCCGAGGAGATCTACCGGCTGGCCGGTGACGTCCAGCCCGGTAACTCGGGCGGGCCGCTGCTGACCATGGAGGGACTGGTGGCCGGCGTCATTTTCGCCAAGGCAACCTCGGACACCGAAATGGGATTCGCCATCACCATGGATGACCTGTTCCCGGTCGCGTCCCAGGCCGCAAGCCTCAGCGCTCCCGTCTCCTCCGGGCAGTGCATCCAGAAGTAG
- a CDS encoding Gfo/Idh/MocA family protein: MTFSIGVVGVGQFGGQFAHLFNLHPGVSDVYVVDELPERAAEAVDRYHLAGSEASFDDLLASDVDAVAIFTQRWTHGPLVEQALRAGKHVYSAVPMAISEDEIARVIDAVRETGLVYMMGETSYYNPATVYARKQHAAGRFGRIFYTEGDYVHDMDLGFYDAYQYSGGDRWKETASYPPMLYPTHAVGGVLGAVPAHAVSVSCVGVKDDRNDGVFDKEVSMFGNDFSNATALFELNDGGVMRTNEMRRVGYPSHIRESRFRFFGTEASFEQLAKVSVWQDKENVHDISEQLESRPSMSLDDPSLANVAPELRDAFVSGLSPVHDADRLPEEFRGAPNGHEGSHHFLVDDFVTAVNSGTLPPVNAWVAARFTLPGIVAHQSALRGGARLPIRDFGDAPGIR; this comes from the coding sequence ATGACGTTCTCAATCGGCGTAGTAGGAGTTGGCCAGTTCGGCGGCCAGTTCGCGCACCTCTTCAATCTCCACCCGGGCGTCAGTGACGTCTATGTGGTGGACGAGCTGCCGGAGCGTGCGGCCGAGGCAGTGGACCGATACCACTTGGCGGGGTCGGAGGCGAGCTTCGACGACCTACTTGCCTCCGACGTCGACGCCGTGGCCATCTTCACCCAGCGCTGGACGCACGGACCGCTGGTGGAGCAGGCGCTCCGCGCCGGCAAGCACGTCTACTCAGCCGTCCCCATGGCCATCTCCGAGGACGAAATTGCCCGGGTCATCGACGCCGTCCGCGAAACCGGCCTGGTCTACATGATGGGTGAGACCAGCTACTACAACCCTGCCACCGTCTATGCGCGCAAGCAGCATGCGGCGGGCAGGTTCGGCCGGATCTTCTACACCGAAGGCGACTACGTCCACGACATGGACCTGGGCTTCTACGACGCCTACCAGTACAGCGGCGGTGACCGCTGGAAGGAGACCGCCAGCTACCCGCCGATGCTGTACCCGACGCACGCGGTGGGCGGCGTGCTCGGCGCCGTCCCGGCCCACGCGGTCAGCGTCAGTTGCGTCGGAGTCAAGGATGACCGCAATGATGGTGTCTTCGACAAGGAAGTCAGCATGTTCGGCAACGACTTCTCCAACGCCACCGCCCTCTTTGAACTCAATGACGGCGGCGTTATGCGCACCAACGAGATGCGCCGCGTGGGCTATCCCTCACATATCAGGGAATCCCGGTTCCGGTTCTTCGGAACGGAGGCCAGCTTTGAACAGCTCGCAAAAGTCTCCGTCTGGCAGGACAAGGAAAACGTCCACGACATTTCCGAGCAGCTGGAATCACGCCCCAGCATGTCCCTGGATGACCCGTCGCTGGCCAACGTTGCGCCGGAACTGAGAGACGCCTTCGTCTCCGGACTCTCGCCGGTCCATGACGCTGACCGGCTTCCGGAGGAGTTCCGTGGCGCGCCGAACGGCCACGAGGGAAGCCACCACTTCTTGGTGGACGACTTCGTCACGGCGGTCAACAGCGGCACGCTGCCGCCGGTCAACGCCTGGGTTGCCGCCCGGTTCACGCTGCCCGGCATTGTGGCGCACCAGTCCGCCCTCCGTGGCGGGGCCCGGTTGCCCATCCGCGACTTTGGCGACGCCCCGGGAATCCGATAG
- a CDS encoding carbohydrate ABC transporter permease — MTTQTLTTRKALDWHRIGAWAVIALALALTIFPFLWMLRTALSSNHSLASNSANLLPADFSWGAFKRVFGMQTTEEAIAEGGSGAAIDFWLYLRNSILFSTVTTAGQVFFSALAAYAFARLRWPGRDVVFSVFLATMMIPGIFTALPNFLMIKNLGLLNTFAGLTLPFLFMSAFAIFFLRQFFLSMSREVEEAAMLDGAKSLRIFFQIVLPNAAAPMATLALLTFIGQWNEYFWPLLVGNDESIRVLTVGLSVFKSQSPQGAPDWSGLMAATIVAAVPILILFIAFGKKVVNSIGFSGIK; from the coding sequence ATGACCACTCAAACACTCACCACACGAAAAGCCCTCGACTGGCACCGCATCGGTGCGTGGGCCGTCATCGCCCTCGCACTGGCCCTCACCATTTTCCCGTTCCTCTGGATGCTCCGAACGGCCCTCTCCAGCAACCACTCGCTGGCCTCCAACTCGGCTAATCTCCTGCCGGCCGACTTCTCCTGGGGCGCCTTCAAGCGTGTCTTTGGAATGCAGACCACAGAAGAGGCCATCGCCGAAGGAGGTTCCGGGGCAGCGATCGACTTCTGGCTGTACCTGCGCAACTCGATACTTTTTTCCACAGTGACTACCGCAGGCCAGGTCTTTTTCAGCGCACTTGCCGCCTACGCCTTCGCCCGGCTCCGCTGGCCCGGGCGTGACGTGGTCTTCTCCGTGTTCCTGGCCACCATGATGATTCCGGGGATCTTCACCGCGCTGCCCAACTTCCTCATGATCAAGAACCTGGGTCTGCTGAACACGTTCGCCGGCTTGACACTGCCCTTCCTGTTCATGTCCGCGTTCGCCATCTTCTTCCTGCGGCAGTTCTTCCTGAGCATGTCCCGCGAAGTGGAAGAGGCAGCCATGCTCGACGGGGCCAAGAGCCTGCGTATCTTCTTCCAGATCGTCTTGCCCAACGCCGCCGCGCCCATGGCAACGCTCGCGCTGCTGACGTTCATCGGCCAGTGGAACGAATACTTCTGGCCCCTGCTGGTCGGCAACGACGAGAGCATCCGCGTCCTCACCGTGGGCCTTAGCGTCTTCAAGTCCCAGTCCCCCCAGGGCGCCCCGGACTGGTCCGGACTCATGGCCGCCACCATCGTTGCGGCAGTGCCCATCCTCATCCTGTTCATCGCGTTCGGCAAGAAGGTGGTCAACTCCATCGGATTCTCCGGCATCAAATAA
- a CDS encoding NUDIX hydrolase, producing MPQLARRLFALPPDLEGAAQSWLEHGERTPRAARYASSVVLLRDSPTGLETWLGYRPGSSPLGVLAFPGGSLEASDDDAVGWLGPSPQHWAEQMGTDDVGLARRHVVGAIRELFEETGVLLAGPDMSTTVEGTSTHDWMRARVAVADQEKTFTELLAKRGLSLRTDLLKPLVNWRSPDFAHRRFDTRYFAATVPMNQQPSLLQSKGVWGRWVCATQAIAPRSTTALGDEVGQENTVGLTLGQLLVPGSEIMLEKMAAANGCIAYLSYKRKPHVYQARLVDEEGTLMLEVEAAKTVAGDPQRER from the coding sequence TTGCCTCAGCTCGCCCGACGCTTGTTTGCCCTTCCTCCGGATCTTGAAGGGGCTGCCCAAAGCTGGCTCGAACACGGCGAGCGGACCCCGCGTGCCGCCCGCTACGCATCGTCCGTGGTGCTGCTGCGGGACTCGCCCACCGGCCTGGAGACGTGGCTGGGTTACCGGCCCGGCTCCTCGCCGTTGGGCGTCCTCGCCTTCCCCGGAGGTTCCCTGGAAGCGTCCGATGACGACGCCGTCGGCTGGCTGGGCCCCTCGCCCCAGCATTGGGCCGAGCAGATGGGGACGGACGACGTCGGGCTGGCGCGCCGCCACGTGGTGGGCGCCATCCGCGAACTGTTTGAGGAAACCGGCGTGCTCCTCGCCGGGCCGGACATGTCCACCACGGTTGAAGGCACGTCAACCCACGACTGGATGCGTGCACGCGTGGCGGTCGCCGACCAGGAAAAGACCTTCACGGAGCTGCTCGCCAAGCGGGGACTCTCGCTGCGGACCGACCTCCTGAAGCCGCTCGTCAACTGGCGCAGCCCCGACTTCGCGCACCGCCGCTTCGACACCCGCTATTTCGCCGCCACAGTCCCCATGAACCAGCAGCCCAGCCTGCTGCAGAGCAAAGGCGTCTGGGGCCGCTGGGTGTGCGCCACCCAGGCCATCGCCCCGCGCAGCACCACCGCCTTGGGCGATGAAGTGGGCCAGGAGAACACCGTGGGCCTCACGCTGGGCCAGCTCCTGGTGCCGGGCTCGGAGATCATGCTCGAGAAGATGGCCGCCGCGAACGGCTGCATCGCCTACCTTAGCTACAAGCGCAAACCCCATGTGTATCAGGCGCGGCTCGTCGACGAAGAGGGCACGCTGATGCTCGAAGTCGAGGCCGCCAAAACCGTAGCCGGAGACCCGCAGCGCGAGCGGTAG
- a CDS encoding Crp/Fnr family transcriptional regulator — translation MDIEVLRRAPLFATLDDEAFRLLTDELTEVDLSRGASVFREGDQGDQLYFIVSGKVKLGRTSPDGRESLLAILGPGELFGEMALFDPSPRTATATAVSETRLAGLKNESLNALLRTRPEVSAQLLQALARRLRRTNDSLSDLVFSDVPGRVAKALLDLADRFGRPATDGVLVAHELTQEELAQLVGASRETVNKALAEFVQRGWLRLEARAVVILDMQRLRQRSR, via the coding sequence ATGGACATCGAGGTACTGCGCCGAGCACCCCTATTTGCCACGCTCGACGACGAAGCATTCCGCCTGCTGACGGACGAGCTGACCGAGGTGGACCTCTCCCGCGGTGCATCGGTATTCCGCGAGGGCGACCAGGGCGACCAGCTCTACTTCATCGTCTCCGGCAAGGTGAAGCTGGGCCGCACGTCCCCCGATGGCAGGGAGTCCCTGCTCGCCATCCTGGGCCCGGGCGAATTGTTCGGCGAAATGGCACTCTTTGACCCCAGCCCGCGCACGGCCACGGCAACGGCAGTCTCCGAAACCCGCCTGGCGGGCCTGAAGAACGAAAGCCTCAACGCCCTGCTGCGGACGCGCCCCGAGGTTTCGGCGCAGCTGCTGCAGGCTCTGGCCCGCCGCCTGCGCCGCACCAACGATTCGCTCTCGGATCTGGTGTTCTCCGACGTCCCCGGCCGCGTGGCCAAGGCCCTGCTGGATCTGGCCGATCGCTTCGGCCGCCCGGCAACGGACGGCGTCCTGGTAGCCCACGAGCTCACACAGGAAGAACTGGCCCAGCTGGTCGGCGCTTCCCGCGAGACTGTCAACAAGGCCCTGGCAGAGTTCGTCCAGCGTGGCTGGCTCCGCCTTGAAGCCCGCGCCGTAGTGATCCTGGACATGCAGCGCCTGCGCCAGCGCTCCCGCTAA